From the Euphorbia lathyris chromosome 6, ddEupLath1.1, whole genome shotgun sequence genome, one window contains:
- the LOC136232511 gene encoding vesicle-associated protein 4-2, whose protein sequence is MAIADQKSPSDNNKVWGFFKLPFRSNTANTPQQTPSSSSTHPQHHGHGQVEGSNLQASNSVSSVARSLLPTRRRLKLDPANKLYFPYEPGKQVRSAIKIKNTSKSHVAFKFQTTAPKSCFMRPPGAILAPGESIIATVFKFVEHPENNEKPVEQKSRVKFKIMSLKVKGMMDYVPELFEEQKDQVAIEQILRVVFLDPERPSPALDKLKRQLADADAAVEARKKPPEDAGPRITGEGLVIDEWKERRERYLARQQVEGVDSL, encoded by the exons ATGGCTATAGCTGACCAGAAGTCACCGTCGGATAATAACAAAGTTTGGGGATTCTTCAAGCTTCCTTTTAGATCTAATACCGCAAACACCCCGCAGCAGACgccatcttcttcttcaactcATCCGCAGCACCATGGTCATGGACAAGTTGAAGGATCGAATCTTCAAGCTTCGAATTCCGTTTCTTCAGTTGCTAGATCGCTTTTGCCAACGCGACGTCGTCTTAAGCTTGATCCTGCAAATAAGCTCTACTTTCCTT ATGAACCCGGCAAGCAGGTCAGGAGTgccatcaaaataaaaaatacgagcAAGTCCCACGTGGCATTTAAG TTTCAAACGACTGCACCAAAAAGCTGTTTCATGCGTCCTCCGGGGGCTATTCTTGCCCCTGGAGAAAGCATCATCGCAACTG TGTTCAAGTTTGTTGAGCACCCCGAAAACAATGAAAAACCAGTTGAACAGAAAAGCCGagttaaatttaaaatcatgAGTCTGAAGGTTAAGGGGATGATGGACTATGTACCTGAGCTG TTTGAAGAGCAGAAGGATCAAGTTGCAATAGAGCAAATACTCCGAGTTGTCTTTCTAGATCCAGAACGTCCTAGTCCT GCTCTCGATAAGCTGAAGCGCCAATTGGCCGATGCTGATGCTGCGGTAGAGGCACGCAAGAAACCTCCAGAAGATGCAGGTCCAAGAATTACCGGGGAAGGACTTGTTATAGATGAATGg AAAGAGCGAAGAGAAAGATACCTCGCCCGCCAGCAAGTCGAAGGAGTAGACTCTTTATAG